The following are encoded in a window of Rosa chinensis cultivar Old Blush chromosome 4, RchiOBHm-V2, whole genome shotgun sequence genomic DNA:
- the LOC112198306 gene encoding BTB/POZ and MATH domain-containing protein 1: MGTIKVGSDKSKPSPPPQPTPTTCSTSCTETINGCHEFKISGYSLTKGMGIGKYVGSEQFNVGGYTWAIYFYPDGKSVEDNANYVSLFIALASEGSDVRALFELTLLDQSERQRHKVHSHFLRRLESGPYTLKYRGSMWGYKRFFRRSLLETSDHLKDDCLIIKCRVGVVRTNTEGPKTYAIAVPPSNMGQHFGKLLESGKGTDVSFEVDQEVFSAHKVVLAARSPVFRAQLFGPLKDKNSCCIKVEDIETPVFKVLLHFIYWDALPDMEELLGLSSNWASAQTTLMAQHLLAAADRYALERLKVLCEAKLCENVAINNVATTLALAEQHHCFQLKAVCLKFIAVPENLRAVIETDGYKYLTESCPSVITELLQYVARIGEHSFIAGGYGKGTLLDGSDMHGRRVKPRLY, from the exons ATGGGCACAATCAAGGTCGGCAGCGACAAATCAAAACCCTCGCCGCCGCCGCAGCCTACGCCGACCACGTGCTCGACGTCCTGCACCGAAACCATCAATGGCTGCCACGAATTCAAGATCAGCGGGTACTCGCTCACCAAGGGCATGGGGATCGGGAAGTACGTCGGCTCCGAGCAGTTCAACGTCGGCGGGTACACGTGGGCCATATACTTCTACCCCGACGGCAAGAGCGTCGAGGACAACGCCAATTACGTGTCGCTGTTCATCGCGTTGGCCAGCGAAGGCAGCGATGTGAGGGCTTTGTTCGAGCTGACGCTTCTGGACCAGAGCGAAAGGCAACGCCACAAGGTCCATAGCCATTTTCTCAGGAGGCTCGAGAGCGGCCCTTACACGCTTAAATACCGAGGAAGCATGTG GGGTTATAAACGTTTCTTCAGAAGAAGTCTTTTAGAGACATCAGACCATCTTAAAGATGATTGCCTCATAATAAAGTGCCGCGTTGGGGTTGTTAGGACAAATACGGAGGGACCCAAAACATACGCTATAGCAGTACCACCTTCCAACATGGGTCAGCATTTTGGTAAGCTTTTAGAAAGTGGAAAGGGGACGGATGTGAGTTTTGAAGTTGATCAGGAAGTATTTTCTGCACACAAAGTGGTGCTTGCTGCACGCTCACCTGTGTTCAGGGCACAACTGTTTGGCCCATTGAAAGATAAAAACTCTTGTTGCATAAAGGTTGAAGACATTGAGACTCCTGTTTTtaag GTTTTACTTCACTTCATCTACTGGGATGCTTTACCAGATATGGAAGAGCTTCTGGGGCTAAGTTCAAATTGGGCTTCTGCACAGACTACACTTATGGCCCAACATCTGCTGGCGGCAGCAGATCGTTATGCCCTCGAGAGGCTCAAAGTGCTGTGTGAGGCTAAACTTTGTGAGAATGTAGCCATAAACAATGTTGCAACAACATTGGCCTTGGCAGAGCAGCATCACTGTTTCCAACTTAAAGCTGTATGTCTCAAATTCATTGCAGTGCCTGAAAACTTAAGAG CTGTGATCGAGACTGATGGTTACAAGTACTTGACGGAAAGCTGCCCTTCGGTCATCACCGAATTACTGCAGTATGTTGCAAGGATTGGTGAGCATTCTTTTATTGCTGGTGGATATGGGAAAGGGACCTTGTTAGATGGCAGTGACATGCATGGAAGGCGGGTTAAGCCGAGATTGTATTGA
- the LOC112198307 gene encoding guanylate kinase 3, chloroplastic: MPSLFVNKSKDIDTVFLSPQILGATKSPKRSKTLKTSSEIPHSTPHLTTGAQIQCSASPTSYSALSMFRRFLTTSLSSRTNPPPLLFLLSPKSPKTPNSLSPNPNPNPPFPRFLSQMSDARRPTSASIPALNKADRSDLLRALESSLGSAFTSEPLCPAPAPLIIVISGPSGVGKDAVIKKLRDVNPNLHFVVTATSRPIRPGEVHGKDYYFVSKEEFLSMVHKDELLEYALVYGDYKGIPKQQIRDYMGKGHDIVLRVDIQGAQTLRRILGDSAVFIFLMAESEAKLVERLVDRKTETKESLLVRIATAREEVKHVKSFDYVVVNAEGRLDNAVQLVESIVRAEKAKVHQRRSVI, from the coding sequence ATGCCATCATTATTCGTCAACAAATCAAAAGATATTGACACTGTTTTCCTTTCTCCTCAAATTCTTGGTGCCACCAAATCCCCAAAACGGTCCAAAACTCTCAAAACTTCTAGCGAAATCCCACACTCCACTCCACACCTAACCACAGGAGCCCAAATTCAATGCTCTGCTTCTCCAACCTCATATAGTGCACTCTCAATGTTTCGCAGATTCCTCACcacctctctctcctcccgcaCCAACCCCCCtcctctcctcttcctcctctccccCAAATCCCCCAAAACCCCCAATTCCCTCTCCCCCAATCCAAACCCTAACCCCCCATTCCCCCGATTCCTCTCCCAAATGTCCGACGCCCGCCGCCCCACCTCCGCCTCCATCCCCGCCCTCAACAAAGCCGACCGCTCCGACCTCCTCCGCGCCCTCGAGTCCTCCCTCGGCTCCGCCTTCACCTCCGAGCCCCTCTGCCCCGCCCCAGCCCCCCTCATCATCGTCATCAGCGGCCCCAGCGGCGTCGGCAAAGACGCCGTGATTAAAAAGCTCCGGGATGTCAACCCTAACCTCCATTTCGTCGTCACGGCGACCAGCCGGCCCATCCGGCCCGGCGAGGTCCACGGTAAAGACTATTACTTTGTGagcaaggaagagtttttaagtATGGTGCATAAAGATGAGCTTCTGGAATATGCATTGGTGTATGGAGACTATAAGGGGATTCCGAAACAGCAGATTAGGGATTACATGGGGAAAGGGCATGACATTGTCTTGAGAGTTGATATTCAGGGGGCTCAGACTTTGAGGAGGATTTTGGGGGATTCTGCTGTGTTTATATTCTTGATGGCCGAGAGTGAGGCTAAGCTTGTGGAGAGGTTGGTGGATAGGAAGACCGAGACGAAGGAGTCTTTGCTTGTGAGGATTGCGACGGCGAGGGAGGAGGTGAAGCATGTCAAGAGTTTTGATTATGTGGTGGTGAATGCCGAGGGGAGGCTGGACAATGCGGTGCAGTTGGTGGAGTCGATTGTTCGCGCCGAGAAGGCTAAGGTGCACCAGAGGAGAAGTGTGATTTAG